The nucleotide window GGCGTCTGCGGTACCTTGGAAGAATGCGAGCACTGGTTTTCCGCGATCACCAATTGCCGCTACACCTAAACCGAAAATTACAGAGAAGAAAATAATTGCCAGCATATCGCCTTCTGCCATTGCATTTATAATGTTTTTAGGAACGATGTCTACAATAATCTGGATTTTACTTTTATCTTCTTCAGCTTCCGTTGTTTCTACATAAGAAGAAATATCAGATTTCTCTAATGCATTCATATCAATACCAGCACCTGGTTGGAATAGGTTAGCTGCTAATAAACCAACAACAATCGCAACTGTTGTAATAACTTCGAAGTAAATAAGTGTTTTACCGCCAAGACGACCTAATTGTTTCATATCACCAGTTCCGGCAACACCAACGATTAGTGTCGAAATAATAATCGGTACAACGATCATCTTAATTAAGTTTAAGAAAATATCGCCAAGTGGCTGTAAGTAAGACTGTGCAGTTTCATTACCAAAGAACACAGCACCTACAATAACACCGAGTACAAGACCGATTAAAATTTGCGCGGCTAAACTAATTTTAAACTTTTTCAAAATATAGTTCCTCCTAAAAAATCAGATTCAGGACTAGCCTAAAACTAATTTTATTAGATACATACAAAATCCGACAAAATCCGACTAATCCACCTTACTAATAATTTCAGAATATAAAACTTGGATGAATTTTTTTATGTTTACTTTTGCTTTACGTTGCTCATTATTCTCTATTTGATTCATTAAATAACGAATATCCGTTAAGTCAAAGTAACGAGGGGTATAATACTCAAATTCAGAGTTTGTATAATCGACAATCCCTAAGTTCGCCAAGTTAATCATTGCGGCTAATATAGTTCGGCGTACACGCTGTTCAATTGCTTTACTCTCTTTTACAATTTCGTCAGGCGTATTTTTCGTCAGCATGGCAACACGTTCATATACTTCCTTTAATGGAGGGAGCGGCGCTATTTTATGCTTCTCGATTAATAGCTGTTCAATAATTTTTATAATATCTTCACTGCCCACTTCAGCGACAATGCCCATATCATTTAAGATGGACTGGATATGTTCCCGTGCCGTCTTTTTTGTATGTGTCACATCTGTGATATCAAAGTTTGTCAGGGACTGGCGAATAACTTGCAAAGAATTTCTTAATAAGTATTGCTCAGTTGTCCGTTTTAATACCATTTGTACTTCAACTTTATTAATAGGCTTATGAATGAAGAATTCAATTCCTTTTGAATAGCCTTCAGCGACCATTTCTTTATTAACCACTTGTGAGATCATAATAAACTGACCTTTAAAACCATTTTGCTGAAGGCGTTCAATTGTTTCGATTCCATCCAACTTCGGCATCAGTAAATCAATTAATACAAACTCCGGCTGCATCATTAAAATTTGGGGAATGGCATCCAGACCGTTTTTTGCCTCACCAATGACAGCTCCGAGTTCACAGTCATTAATAATATTACTGAGCATCATACGGCTTGCCCGGTCATCATCTACTATAAAATAGCGCATTAGTAATTCTCCTTTTGAATATTTTTTGTAGGAATCTGTACAATAAAACAAGTCGATGTATCACTTGTTACATGAATATTCCCTTCAAGGTTTTCTACAATTGTTTTAGTATGGGAAAGGCCGATTCCTGTAGAACCTTGGCCCTGCTCGTTAAACTTGGATGTATAGCCGGCATCAAAAATGATGGGAATGAGTGCCGCATCAATTCCGACTCCATTATCTTCTACAATAAAAGAAGTCATATCCTGCTCGACTACGATATTCAATGTAATAAATCCGCTTTCTTCAATTGCCTCCACAGCGTTGGCCGTTAAGTTATTTAAAATCGCAAACAGTGCAATATGGTTTTTTGTTTGATAATCATCAGGACAAATCAGTGTAAAGGAAATCGATTTATTTAAATAGGCGGCATAATTTTCATTTGCTTCTACAATAAAACTTAGTAAATCAGACAACAGAAAATCTGACGGGTAATTTCTCGTTGTAATTTTAGAAAGCCCGGCATGAAT belongs to Solibacillus sp. FSL W7-1436 and includes:
- a CDS encoding response regulator; translated protein: MRYFIVDDDRASRMMLSNIINDCELGAVIGEAKNGLDAIPQILMMQPEFVLIDLLMPKLDGIETIERLQQNGFKGQFIMISQVVNKEMVAEGYSKGIEFFIHKPINKVEVQMVLKRTTEQYLLRNSLQVIRQSLTNFDITDVTHTKKTAREHIQSILNDMGIVAEVGSEDIIKIIEQLLIEKHKIAPLPPLKEVYERVAMLTKNTPDEIVKESKAIEQRVRRTILAAMINLANLGIVDYTNSEFEYYTPRYFDLTDIRYLMNQIENNEQRKAKVNIKKFIQVLYSEIISKVD